The nucleotide window TCGCCAGCGCGGCACTCAGTTTCATCCCGGCGTCAATGTCGGCATCGGCAAGGACCACACTTTGTTTTCCCTGGTGGAAGGCAAGGTGAAGTTCTCGATCAAGGGCGCGCTGAATAAGCGCACCGTCTCGGTCGACGCTGTCAGCTGATCCACTCAGGATCACCCAAAAGACCCTGCCCACCCGGTAGGGTCTTTTTTTTCATAGAATAAACAACATGAAATTCGTAGACGAAGCCACCATCGAAGTCGTTGCCGGCAAGGGCGGCAACGGCGTTGCCAGTTTCCGCCGGGAAAAATTCATTCCCATGGGCGGTCCCGATGGCGGCGACGGCGGGCGCGGCGGCTCCATCTTGGCGGTGGCCGATCGCAATATCAATACCCTGATCGACTATCGCTATGCCCGCCTGCACCGCGCCAAAAATGGCGAAAATGGCCGCGGGTCGGACCAATATGGGGCTGGGGCGCCGAACATCGTCCTGCGTGTCCCGGTCGGCACCGTCGTACACGACGCCAACACCGGCGAACAACTGTTCGATCTGGCCCAGCACGGCCAGCAGGTCACGCTGGCCGCCGGCGGCGAGGGCGGACTGGGCAATCTGCACTTCAAGTCCAGCACAAACCGTGCACCCCGCCAATTCACCCCAGGGCGCGAGGGCGAGGAACGCCGCCTGCGGCTGGAACTCAAGGTCCTGGCGGATGTGGGCCTGCTGGGCATGCCCAATGCGGGCAAATCGACACTGATCGCCCGGGTCTCCAACGCCAAACCAAAGATTGCCGATTACCCCTTCACGACGCTGCACCCCAACCTGGGGGTAGTGCGGACATCGCCTGCGCACAGCTTCGTCATTGCCGACATCCCCGGTCTGATCGAGGGCGCCTCCGAAGGCGCCGGCCTGGGGCATCAATTTCTGCGACACCTCAGCCGCACGCGCGTGCTGCTGCATCTGCTGGACGTGCAATCCCCCGATCCCGACATCGACGCCTGCGCCCAGGCCATCCAGGATGCGCGTGCCATCATCCAGGAACTGCACCACTACAGCCCGGAACTCGCGGCCAAGCCGCGCTGGCTGGTGCTCAATAAGCTTGATATGGTCGAAGACCCGGGCGCCGTGCAGGCACGCATCTGCCAGGAACTGGATTGGAACGGCCCAACCTTCAGGATCTCGGCGCTGACAGGCGATGGCACCCAGGCCTTGATGAGCGCCATCCAGTCGTGGCTGGACGAGCAGCAACGCGCCGCCCACGCCCACGA belongs to Castellaniella sp. and includes:
- the obgE gene encoding GTPase ObgE, which translates into the protein MKFVDEATIEVVAGKGGNGVASFRREKFIPMGGPDGGDGGRGGSILAVADRNINTLIDYRYARLHRAKNGENGRGSDQYGAGAPNIVLRVPVGTVVHDANTGEQLFDLAQHGQQVTLAAGGEGGLGNLHFKSSTNRAPRQFTPGREGEERRLRLELKVLADVGLLGMPNAGKSTLIARVSNAKPKIADYPFTTLHPNLGVVRTSPAHSFVIADIPGLIEGASEGAGLGHQFLRHLSRTRVLLHLLDVQSPDPDIDACAQAIQDARAIIQELHHYSPELAAKPRWLVLNKLDMVEDPGAVQARICQELDWNGPTFRISALTGDGTQALMSAIQSWLDEQQRAAHAHDEDPRFAADRTDDPS
- the rpmA gene encoding 50S ribosomal protein L27; its protein translation is MAHKKGGGSTRNGRDSESKRLGVKVYGGQLISAGGIIVRQRGTQFHPGVNVGIGKDHTLFSLVEGKVKFSIKGALNKRTVSVDAVS